In the Arachis ipaensis cultivar K30076 chromosome B10, Araip1.1, whole genome shotgun sequence genome, one interval contains:
- the LOC107624364 gene encoding methylesterase 3 isoform X1: MEHVKKKHHQTLAFIWLLIILSSLTSKSGSSSSESSQNRKHHFVLVHGACHGAWSWYKVITLLKSWGHNVTALDLAASGVNQKQALELNSISEYFEPLTEFMTLSVNEGERVVLVGHSLGGLAISHAMEHFPHKISVAVFVTAFMPGPTANISAMYQMAFSNSGSILDNHYTYDEGRNKPATTFVFGPRYLASRLYQLSSKQDWNLATTLVRPLKLFSNKDITKVLTLSHTKYSSVSRIFVVSEKDLVVSPNLQRWMIEHNPPNRVVEIAGSDHMIMMSKPIDLCLQLQSIAANYD, translated from the exons ATGGAACATGTAAAGAAGAAGCATCACCAAACACTAGCTTTCATCTGGTTATTGATTATCCTATCGTCTTTAACAAGCAAGTCAGGATCATCATCATCGGAGTCATCACAAAATAGAAAGCATCACTTTGTTCTAGTGCATGGAGCGTGCCACGGAGCATGGTCATGGTACAAGGTTATTACACTTCTTAAATCATGGGGTCACAATGTGACTGCCTTAGACTTGGCAGCTTCAGGGGTCAACCAAAAGCAGGCTTTGGAGCTTAATTCAATTTCTGAGTACTTTGAGCCTCTGACTGAGTTCATGACTTTATCAGTGAATGAAGGTGAAAGAGTGGTTCTTGTTGGTCATAGCCTTGGTGGCTTGGCCATATCCCATGCCATGGAACATTTTCCTCACAAGATTTCTGTGGCTGTCTTTGTCACTGCTTTCATGCCTGGTCCAACAGCCAACATATCCGCCATGTATCAAATG GCATTTAGCAACTCAGGATCGATATTGGATAATCACTACACTTACGATGAAGGGCGCAATAAACCAGCCACAACATTTGTATTTGGACCACGCTACCTTGCATCTAGATTGTATCAGCTCAGCTCAAAACAG GATTGGAATCTGGCAACAACGTTGGTGAGACCATTGAAACTATTCAGCAACAAAGATATAACAAAAGTGTTAACCCTATCACACACAAAATATAGTTCTGTAAGTCGTATCTTTGTTGTGTCCGAAAAAGATCTTGTAGTCAGTCCAAATCTTCAACGATGGATGATTGAGCACAATCCCCCTAATCGTGTGGTTGAGATTGCTGGATCAGATCACATGATCATGATGTCCAAGCCCATAGACCTTTGCCTTCAACTACAATCTATTGCTGCTAATTATGATtga
- the LOC107624364 gene encoding methylesterase 3 isoform X2 — MEHVKKKHHQTLAFIWLLIILSSLTSKSGSSSSESSQNRKHHFVLVHGACHGAWSWYKVITLLKSWGHNVTALDLAASGVNQKQALELNSISEYFEPLTEFMTLSVNEGERVVLVGHSLGGLAISHAMEHFPHKISVAVFVTAFMPGPTANISAMYQMDWNLATTLVRPLKLFSNKDITKVLTLSHTKYSSVSRIFVVSEKDLVVSPNLQRWMIEHNPPNRVVEIAGSDHMIMMSKPIDLCLQLQSIAANYD, encoded by the exons ATGGAACATGTAAAGAAGAAGCATCACCAAACACTAGCTTTCATCTGGTTATTGATTATCCTATCGTCTTTAACAAGCAAGTCAGGATCATCATCATCGGAGTCATCACAAAATAGAAAGCATCACTTTGTTCTAGTGCATGGAGCGTGCCACGGAGCATGGTCATGGTACAAGGTTATTACACTTCTTAAATCATGGGGTCACAATGTGACTGCCTTAGACTTGGCAGCTTCAGGGGTCAACCAAAAGCAGGCTTTGGAGCTTAATTCAATTTCTGAGTACTTTGAGCCTCTGACTGAGTTCATGACTTTATCAGTGAATGAAGGTGAAAGAGTGGTTCTTGTTGGTCATAGCCTTGGTGGCTTGGCCATATCCCATGCCATGGAACATTTTCCTCACAAGATTTCTGTGGCTGTCTTTGTCACTGCTTTCATGCCTGGTCCAACAGCCAACATATCCGCCATGTATCAAATG GATTGGAATCTGGCAACAACGTTGGTGAGACCATTGAAACTATTCAGCAACAAAGATATAACAAAAGTGTTAACCCTATCACACACAAAATATAGTTCTGTAAGTCGTATCTTTGTTGTGTCCGAAAAAGATCTTGTAGTCAGTCCAAATCTTCAACGATGGATGATTGAGCACAATCCCCCTAATCGTGTGGTTGAGATTGCTGGATCAGATCACATGATCATGATGTCCAAGCCCATAGACCTTTGCCTTCAACTACAATCTATTGCTGCTAATTATGATtga
- the LOC107621627 gene encoding zinc finger BED domain-containing protein RICESLEEPER 4-like yields the protein MTENSNIEAAGMSTSTQPSSPPSGVRKNRLAVWDHFDIENATEKKAKCEYCGSLIQYGNGTISTGGHLRRCKQNPNNYSNKRRKAMTILTIDERGVLNSPSASKFDQEEARRALVEMFIGEELPFCFVESPKFRRFVHALQARFKVPSRTTLARDIGAFYAEEKMKLQDFLSANCGRYYVNGRKDEG from the exons ATGACTGAAAATAGTAATATTGAAGCAGCAGGGATGTCCACTAGCACTCAACCATCTTCTCCACCGTCAGGTGTTCGTAAGAATCGGTTAGCTGTTTGGGATCATTTTGATATAGAGAATGCTACTGAGAAGAAGGCTAAATGCGAATATTGTGGTAGCTTAATACAATATGGGAATGGAACCATCTCAACGGGTGGTCATTTGAGAAGATGCAAGCAAAATCCTAATAATTATtcgaacaaaagaagaaaagcaaTGACCATATTGACTATAGATGAGCGTGGTGTTTTAAATTCACCCAGTGCTTCCAAATTTGACCAAGAGGAGGCTCGAAGGGCACTTGTGGAAATGTTTATTGGGGAAGAGCTACCATTTTGCTTCGTTGAAAGCCCAAAATTTCGAAGATTTGTGCATGCCCTACAAGCAAGATTCAAAGTTCCTTCACGGACTACATTAGCACGTGACATTGGAGCCTTTTATGCTGAAGAGAAGATGAAGTTGCAAGATTTTCTCTCGGCAAATTGTGGTAGA TACTATGTCAATGGCAGAAAGGATGAGGGTTAA